A single window of Sphingobium sp. SCG-1 DNA harbors:
- a CDS encoding FAD-dependent oxidoreductase, producing MSDRTRSPVVIIGGGPAGMMAGLLFARAGVQTLVLEKHADFLRDFRGDTVHPSTLNLFDELGLLEALLAREHDKISAVGAVIGGREYRIADFSYLPGRAPFIAMMPQWHFLNFVADAARRFPSFTLRMEAEAVGLIEGTKRIEGVRLANGEALEARLVIAADGRSSRMRAAAALPLQDLGAPIDVLWFRVPKARTADNRTQGYINRGEMIVTIDRGDYFQCARVIEKGAADRVRAAGIERFRDDVAAPVPSLSANIGAIADWGDVKLLTVSLDRLLRWHRPGLLAIGDAAHAMSPVGGVGINLAIQDAVAAANILATELAAGGDPDPLLHRIRTRRMLAVRTIQAVQRAIHRNVIGSAMRNDKPRAPAVIQLLQAIPALQALPAWLLGLGIQREHVHSPDASRRA from the coding sequence ATGAGTGATCGAACCCGATCTCCTGTTGTGATCATCGGCGGCGGCCCCGCTGGAATGATGGCTGGCCTACTGTTCGCCCGCGCGGGCGTGCAAACCCTCGTGCTGGAGAAGCATGCCGACTTCCTGCGAGATTTTCGCGGCGACACCGTTCACCCATCGACGTTGAACCTGTTCGACGAGCTCGGCCTTCTCGAGGCACTGCTTGCCCGCGAGCATGACAAGATATCCGCGGTTGGCGCTGTAATCGGGGGCCGCGAATACCGGATAGCCGACTTCAGCTACCTTCCGGGCCGGGCGCCTTTCATTGCGATGATGCCACAGTGGCATTTCCTCAACTTCGTGGCGGATGCCGCGCGGCGGTTCCCCTCCTTCACCCTGCGCATGGAAGCCGAAGCGGTCGGCCTTATAGAGGGCACGAAACGAATCGAGGGTGTTAGGCTTGCAAATGGTGAAGCGCTGGAGGCAAGGCTGGTCATCGCCGCCGACGGTCGCAGTTCCCGCATGCGTGCGGCGGCCGCATTGCCACTGCAGGACCTTGGCGCGCCTATCGACGTGCTCTGGTTCCGCGTGCCCAAGGCGCGGACGGCAGACAACCGTACCCAAGGTTATATCAACCGGGGCGAGATGATCGTTACTATCGACCGGGGTGACTACTTCCAGTGTGCACGCGTGATCGAGAAAGGCGCGGCGGACAGGGTACGCGCCGCTGGGATCGAACGCTTCCGGGACGATGTGGCTGCGCCAGTTCCGTCGCTTTCGGCGAATATCGGAGCCATCGCCGACTGGGGCGATGTAAAGCTCCTCACTGTCTCACTCGATCGATTGCTCCGTTGGCACCGGCCGGGCCTCCTCGCGATTGGCGATGCCGCGCACGCAATGTCGCCAGTCGGGGGAGTGGGCATTAACCTTGCAATCCAGGACGCAGTCGCTGCAGCGAATATCCTCGCCACCGAACTCGCTGCTGGCGGCGACCCTGATCCGCTGCTCCACCGGATCCGCACCCGGCGGATGCTGGCAGTCCGCACCATCCAGGCTGTGCAGCGCGCAATCCACCGCAACGTCATTGGCTCGGCCATGCGCAACGACAAGCCGCGCGCACCGGCG